CCTTACCAAGCGGTTTGCATTCTCGTTAGCGCCGCGCTCCCAGCTGTGGTATGGCCGTGCAAAGTAAAAATTTATTTGCAACTTTTCGGCAATAACCTGATGTGCTGCAAACTCCTTTCCATTATCAGCGGTAATAGTGTGCATTTGGTGTGCCAACGGGGATA
This portion of the Williamwhitmania taraxaci genome encodes:
- a CDS encoding IS30 family transposase, whose amino-acid sequence is SPLAHQMHTITADNGKEFAAHQVIAEKLQINFYFARPYHSWERGANENANRLVRQYFPKKTDFKTITQEQVQWVEDILNSRPRKRLGFISPLLTYNQLTQVAFVS